One Stratiformator vulcanicus genomic window, GCGGAAGGTCGAATCGAGCTGCGTGAAATGTAATAAGTGTGTCGAAATCTGCCCGTTTGATGCGATCAAAGAGGATTTCACGACCCGCACGGCCGACTGCACCTATTGCCAAACCTGCGGGGGCGTTTGCCCGGTGCATTCGATTAAGTTCGTCACACGATTTAATGATGACGAATTAAAGGTGGAAAACGATCCTCCGAATGTCGAGCGACCCATGTCGCGTCGCGGTTTCGTGGCAGCAACAGTCGTCGCCGGGGCAGCCGCCGCTTTTGCGCGGGTATCGTCGGCGAAGGCGGCGACCGCACCACCCGGTGAGGGTCCGCTTCGACCTCCGGGGAGCGTACCCGAGCCTGACTTCTTAAATCTGTGTATTCGATGTGGCGAGTGTTTTAAGGTTTGCCCCGGGCCAGTCTTGCATCCGGCAGGATTGGAATTCGGTCTCGATGCGATGTGGACTCCGATCGCCGTACCGTCTCACGCCGGATGTCATCAAGACTGTAACTTCTGTACAGAGGTCTGCCCGACCGGGGCGATCCAACCGCTCGATTTGCTGGTTAAACGCAAGACCCACATGGGGCTGGCTTGGCTTAATCCCGATACATGCCTGCCCTTGCGAGAAGAGAATCGTGAGCCGTGTGACCTTTGCTACGTCGAATGCGCCGCTGCCGGATACGATGCGATCACCTTAGAAACGATCCGCATTGAACTCGACCCTCCGCCTCCCGACGGCATGTTTTCGGTCGACGAACTGGACGCGATGAGCCGGGTCGAAATCCCCGTCGTCGATCGTGACCTGTGTGTTGGTTGCGGTATCTGCGAGTACCGGTGCAACGAGCGATACGTCAAACAGACCGGCGTATTGAGCGAACCGGCCATCGTGGTAACGGCTGAGAACGAACACCGATTGTTCGAGTATCCGGAGTCTCCCTCCGAGTTACCAATGCCGAACACACGCGTGCGAGATCCCGAAGGCCAAGAAATCAGTAACATTTAAGAGTGACACAGGGCGTCTGCAATAGTTTCACGACGGCGGACTGGCGATATCCGCGACAGCTCTATGGAAGCAGTGGGTCACCCTCATCGAAGCCGTAAGGGCTTGGCGCGACGCCGTACGACTGTTGCTGCCCCCCTAATTGATGAGGGAGGTAGTACGACTGAGTCGGTGCCCAGCGTTCGAAGACGTAACTCGTGCCGGAAAATCGGGGTTCGTACGGCGGGCACTTATCCTTCGGCTTAAACGGCAAGTGCCAGTGGTGCAAATAGCCGTTGTGAAGCCCTGCTTGAAACACCATGTCACGATGGTGATAGTTTCGAATCAGGCCGTGCATTTGATTGCCCGACTGATAACGCTCCGCCTTCGGCTTGATAGCAGGATCACCGGTAAATTTCTCGGTCCCGGGAGAGAAAGGTTCTTGTCGCAACCAAGGAACGCCTGCCATCGCAATGCCTTCCACCGCGGCAATCGCGCTGCATAGAGCAACGGCAATGATCAATTTCTGAGCCATGAAGTGTCTCTCGGCAACGTCGAAGGCAACGGACGGTCCATGGCGCGCGGCCTCTCATTTCATCGACGGTTTCAAGCCCGGTCGGCGACTGCCGTTACCGCGCGACAACGTAAGACGCGTAGTGGGTTCGCGTCAGGTAAGCAACGAAGTCTGGAGGAAGCGCCGCGGGAACTCGATTACCATCGCGCGCTAAGCAGAACTCTACGGGTCGACCCTCAATTCATTGACCACGCGACCAACACCGGGCTCCATCCGGAGCAGCGTTTCCGCCAAGAGTCGCTCCCGTTCTGACGACACCGTGCCACGGAGGACAATTCGACCTTCCGCTTCAGCCGCGATTTCAATGGAAGCGGCTTCTCCGAGGCTGTCTTCAAATCGGCGGATCGTGACATCGGCACTGGCAATCACGTCGGCTTGAGTCCGCTTTGGGTAGTCGAAGCCGATCCGTTGAACCGGGCGCGGTAGCGGGATCGAGCGATTTGCTCCGGAAGCCGGCCCGGAGTTGCGATCGACACCCGCCCCTCGCTGATTCCCACGATTGCCGAGGGCGGAGAGATCGCGTCCGCCGCTGCCGCCGGCTCGACCGACCTGCTGAGTGCCCGCCTGTTGCTCGCCGACGAACCGACCGACATTGTCACTTCGGCCGACAAAGCCACCGGAGAATCCGGTGACATTTCCAACGGTCGGTGCAGCAGCCGCGCCTCCAGTGCCTGTCTGCCCGACAGCCGATCCGGTCCCGAAGGCCCCGGCGCCTCCCGCAGTACCAGTCCCCGACAGGGCGGCGTTTCGCTGTCCGATCGGGCCGCTGGAGCCGAACAGGCTCGACGACTGGCCGCAAGCGACGCTGGCACAAAGCAGAAAGACGAGGCCAACGGTAAGTCTATTGAAATGGCTCATGATACTAATTCTGTTCGACCCGGAGAGCATGTGCGTCTCTAAGATAATCTGACCGATTCGTTGCGATTCGTCGATCACCAATTCGTTTATGAGGAATCGAAGAGCAAAACTGCATCGGCTTTGCCGATATGGTCGAAAATTTTCGAGACTTCAGGAGCAAAGTGGTGTTCCAGTTACGACCCACTGTGCGCTCTACCGGAAAAGCTCTTCCGCAAGTTTCATTGCGGTAGTGGTTTAAGTACAGCAATATCACTGTGAGCTTTGCCATTTCTGAAGGTTGCGTTTCTCTTCACTTCGAACAGCTCTTCACTTCGAACAGGTTGACTTTCGTGGCTGCCCATCGAAATTCGCTCCGCTGGATCGTGTCCGCATGCTTTTTGGGCGTGCTGACGATTCTCCCCGTCAGCGCTCAAGCGCAGCGCGGTGGCGGATTCGGTCGACCGCAAACGCCACTGATGTACTTGCGCGATGAGGATGTCCAGCAGGAACTCGGCATCACCGAGGAGCAGCGATCCGAGCTGATGGACATCGTCTCGCGAACGTTTTCCCAAAGCGGGAACATGTTCGAGAATTTCCGCCGGATGCGATCGGCCGAGACTGATGAAGAGCGAAACCGCATTCGCGAAGAGATTCGCTCCCAAATGCAGGAGCGGATCAAGGAGATCGAAGTTGACGCCCAGCGTGTGATTTCCGGCGGGCAGTTTTCTCGTTTGAAGCAGATCGCGCTGCAGGCGCAGGGATCGCGAGCGATCGCGCAGGAAGAATTACAGCAAGAACTCGGGCTGAGCGAAGACCAACGGTCAAAGGTCTCGGAACTGAACGATCAGCGGTCCGAGGCACTCCGCGCGTTGGGACGCGATGCCGACCCCGAGGAGTCGCAGAGGATCCGCGATGATTTCGACGGCAAGATTCAGGAAGTGCTGACCGACGATCAGAAGTCCCAATGGAAACAAAAGATGGGTGAGCCTTCGGAAGCCGCTCAGAAGATGGTGCAGAATCGCGGCGGAGGCGACCGCAATCGCACTCGACGCGGCGGAAGAGATGAAGACAACGACTCTGAACGACGCGGCCCGCCGGGAAGTCGCCAAGACGTCGAGAACAAACCTGAAAGTCGTTCCGCTTCGCGTGGAGAGGACAACGCACAGCAAGACGACTCCGCCGACGATCTACCGACAGGAGATGAGACGCCGGTTGTTGTCAATACCCCGGAAACGCAAGTGCCCGACGGCGCCGAAGTCACAGCTTCATTCGGGTCCGACGCCGGGACGACCGGGCAAGCAACTGAAGAAACCGGGAAGATCTCATTCAACTTTCGCTACGCCCCGTGGCCCGACGTGTTGCGGCTGTTCGCGGAAGTCGGGGGGCTAACGCTCGATCTGAACGAAGTCCCGCAAGGCACGTTCAGCTACTACGACCCGAACAGCTACACCCCGACCGAGGCGATCGACGTCATCAATGGCTATCTGCTGCCCAAGGGATTCATTCTCGTCCGCCGGGATAACTTCCTCGTATCAGTCGACGTGAGTGAAGGCATTGCTCCGAATCTTGTGCCCGATGTCTCTCTCGAAGAACTCGACAACCGAGGTAAGAACGAGTTATTGAGCGTGGTGATTCCCCTCTCGGGCATCGACGCCGAGAAAGCGGCGGAGGAAGCGCAAGCTCTACTTGGTCCTCAAGGAACAGTCGCGTCGCTGAGCGCATCGAATGCGATCGCGGTCACTGACATCGGAGCCAATCTGCGTCGCATCCGCGATCTACTGGAAAAGGCGACGCTGCGAGAAGGGCCGACCGATATGGCATTTCGCAGCTTTAAAGTTCGAAATATCCCGGTATCGGAGGCGGAGCGAACGATTCGCAACCTGTTCGGTATCGGAAGCGGTGTTCCAAACGTGAGTGCAGCGGCCTCGGGGGAGCGAGATCGCGACCGACGCAGATCGTCTTGGGATCGGCGTCGCGAGGATGACGGACGCCGTGATCAGTCCGGCCAGGCTCAGGCGAGCGATCCGACGATTCAGATCGCGTCCGACTCGCGCACCAACACGCTGCTGGTCTCGGCTACGATTGCGAAACTGACGATGATCGAGCAGGTGCTTCAAACGGTCGATGTCGGCGGTGAGGGCAGCGACTTCGTGGACGAGGTCAAAGACAACAAACCGTTTCTGCGAGTCTATGAACTTGAGGAAGCAGATGCTTTCGAGGTGTCGAAGACGCTCAATGCGCTAATGCCCGGTGTCGTCGTCAACGAAGACGCTCGCAATGACCTGTTGCACATCTTCGCCTCGCCAGCCGACCAGAAAGAGGCCGAGCAGTTAATCCGGCAACTCGACGGACTCGGCGGCGGCCAGTCGGTCGCGGTGATGCCGCTCTCGACGGCTGATCCGGCTTCAACCGCTTTAGTACTTCGCTCGCTGTTCGCCGGTGATGAGGATCGAGCCCCAAAGATCGAAGCCGATAACTTCGGCCGACGGATCATGGTCCGTGGCACTCCCGATCAGATCACTCAGGTCCGGTCGCTTCTTACTCAATTGGGCGAGAACGGGCAGGCCGGTCAGCAGTCGTTGGTTTCCGGCAAAGGTCCGATCCGCATGATTCCACTGGGCGGGCGTGATCCGTCCGACCTGTTGCCGTTGATCGAACGGCTGTGGAACGCGTCGGGCCGGGCCAACATCCGCGTTGTCGTCCCGTCGGATGAAGGGGAAAGTCGACGTCCCTCAAGCCGCCTCGAAGCGACTGATATCGGATCCGATCGCGGACCGACGATTCGCTCCGCGACGTTGCTTCAGTCGACCGCAAACGAGACCGATGAGCCGGATGCGAGCGATGGTGACGCCGACTTCGAAGACTGGGCCCGCGAAATCTTCGGCGAGAGCCCTGACGACGGCGCGGCCCCGAAATCGCAAAGCGGCGGCGAATCGACGCGGCCCATGACCTCGTCGCCCAATTCAACCGGCAACGATGAAGCCGACCGCAGGTCGCAAGCATCGGCGCCGCCGGAGGTCACCGTCACCGTGCGAGGTGGCCAATTGATGCTGCTTTCCGAGGACGAAGATATCCTCGATCAGTTAGAGCAACTCGTTCAGTCGCTGATGCTCACTTCCAAGCCACAGACGCAGTGGACCGTTTTTTATCTGCGGACCGCCGACGCGACGACCTCCGCGTCGATGCTGCAACAGCTCTTTCCCGATGCGACGATTGGCGGCGGACTGCTGCTCGGGTCATCGTCATCAGCGGATGGACTATCGCCGCTCGGTTCGGACCCGACAGTCGAGATCATTCCGGAAACACGATTGAACGCACTCTTCGTTCGCGGCCCAAAGCAAACGGTCGACCGCATGGAAGAGGTCCTGAAACTGCTCGACTCGGCCGAACTCCCCGAATCGCTGAGGGACCGGGTCCCGCGGACGATTCCGGTCGCGTACGCCGATGTCAGCGAAGTCGCTGCGATCTTAAAAGACGTGTATGCGGATCAGATGGGTGACAATGACCGCGGCAGAGACGCGAATCGCGGGCGCGGGCAGCGTGGCGGCAACGGTTCGAATCCGTTCGAAGCAATGCTGGGCGGAATGCAGGCGGCTTCGCGGCCCACGGAAGTCCGCGTCTCAATCGGCGTCGATACGCAGACGAGCCAGATCGTCGTCTCAGCAAACGAAGCGACCTTCAACGAGATCAGTCGCTTGGTCGAAACACTCGATGATTCGGCCCGCGCGGCAAATCGGACCGTCCGGGTCATGTCGGTCAACAAAGAGAACTCGCTGCTGATTCAACAGGCACTCGGCTCGGTGATCCCGAAGGTCCGCGTCAGCACGACCGGGACGCCGCAATCAGGTCGCTCAGCGTCACCGAGCAGCTCGTCATCAGCGCGGTCGGGCGACGATGCGGCCGCCGCGCAGGCTCGTGACGCAATCCGGCAGCAAATGCTGGAGCGCTTCCGCCAGACGCAGGGCGGCGGCGGGCGGCCTGCGGGTGCAGAGGCCCAAAACCGTGGCGGCAATCAACGGGGAAGTGGCGGCGGTGATCGCGGAAATCGGGGGCAACGCGGTCGCCGTTAGGAAAATCGATCTCCCCGATTGCGGCCCTTTTAAATTCTCCCTTCGAACGGTTTAGCGTCTTCGCGATTCTACAGCAGTATCTTAATGGATATCGGCGACCTACTTGTTCAACGCGGGTTGATCACCGCCGACCAGCGCACCTCCGCTGTCGCGCTCGGTAACGGTTCTGCCGCGCGGCTCGATAGGGCCGTCGTCGAGTTGGGGTACGCCGCTGAAGAAGACGTGTTGGAACAACTGGCCGACGAGCTCGGCATGAGATACGTCGACCTCACGCAGTTGGACGTCTCACCCGAGTTGCTCGCGAAGTTCCCGACATCGCCGCTCTACAAGCACGTTCTGCTGCCGCTCGAAGAAAAAGCGGGCAAAGTGTACGTCGCCGTCAGCGATCCGTTCGATGTCGAAGCGTTGCAGGAATTGGCCACGCTGACTGGCCTTAAACTGCGTGCGGTACTGGCTCCACGCGAGCAGATTTTGCGGCAGATTAAAGAGCACCTCGGCGTCGGCGGCGACACGATCAATGAACTGATCCGTGCCCGAGGTGACGACGGTGTCGAACTCCTTGAGGAGCTTTCGGCCGAGTCCGGGGAACTCGCCGAGCAGGCACAATCCGCTTCCGTCATTCGGCTCGTCAACGAACTGCTCGTCGAAGCGCTCAATTTAGGGGCAAGCGACGTGCATATCGAACCGGCCGAACGCGGATTGACGGTTCGATTTCGTGTCGACGGCCTCCTCCGAGTCCAGTCGGTGCCGGCGGAAATTAATCATTTCTTCGCCGCGATCGTGACCCGCCTGAAGATCATGGCGCATCTTAATATTGCGGAGAAGCGACTGCCGCAGGACGGACGGATTCAACTCCGCGTGTCGGGTCGAGAAATCGACGTCCGTGTTTCGATTATCCCCATGATTCACGGCGAAGGCATCGTGCTGCGCCTGCTCGATAAACAGCGGATGAAGTTCGACCTCGAGTCGGCCGGGATGCAGGAAAAGGATTACAAGACATTTCGCGAACTGATCACGATGCCGCACGGAATTGTGCTCGTGACCGGCCCGACCGGTAGCGGTAAGACGACGACGCTTTACTCGGCGCTCAATGCGATTAAAACACCCGAGACGAAAATTATCACGGTCGAAGATCCGGTCGAATATCACACGCAGGGCATCAGCCAGATTCAGGTTCACAGCCGGATCGGCCTGACGTTCGCCGCGGGACTGCGGAGCATTCTCCGACACGACCCGGATGTCGTGCTGATTGGCGAAGTCCGAGACAGCGAGACCGCCCAGAGCGCGATCCAAGCGTCGCTGACCGGACACCTCGTCTTCAGCACGCTCCACACAAATGATGCACCGGGATCTTTTACACGGCTCATCGACATGGGTGTCGAACCCTATCTCGTGGCCAGCACGGTTGAAGGCATCCTCGCTCAACGGCTGCTCCGAACATTGTGCAAGCACTGCAAGCAGCCATATGTGCCGAAAGAGGACGACATTCCGCCCGAGTTCCCCGAACCTCGGCCCGAAGTGCTTTATCGCGCGGCCGGTTGCCGAGAATGCAGCAACACCGGCTACCGGGGCCGGACGGGAATCCATGAACTGCTTAAGACTGATGCAGTCGTCCGGCGGCTCTGTATCGAACGGGCCGACGCCGGACAGATTCGCGAATACTGTCTCCGACAGGGTATGACGACCTTGCGACAGTCGGGGTTTTATAAAGTCGCCGACGGAATCACCAGCATCGACGAAGTCATGAGAGTCACACGCGGCGATGCCTGACTTTTCCTATATCGCAAGAGAACGCACCGGCTCACGCGTCTCCGGCGTGATCGCCGCCGGAAGCAAACAGGAAGCACTCAGCCTGCTTGCCGGGCGCACGCTGTTCCCACTTAAGGTCGAACCGGCGGCGGAAAAGCAGTCGCTATTTCCGCAGTTGAAGTCGAGAGTCCGGCCGAGCCATCTCGCGACGTTTTACGCCCAACTCGCCGACCTCTTAAAAGCAGGCGTGCCGCTGCTGAGGTCCCTCGAATTACTGCAGCGAAAGTCAACCAACGCCGCACTCGGAAAAGTGCTTAAAGAAATCCACGCAGAAGTCGCCGACGGCACGAAACTTTCCGACGCGATGCGGCAGCATTCCAATGTCTTCGGCGACCTCGGGGTCAGCATGGTTCGCGCCGGCGAGGAAGGCAGCTTTCTCGAAGACGTTCTTAAACGAATCGCCGCGTTTACCGAACACCAGCAATCCTTAAAAAGTCGCGTGCAGGGGGCCTTAATTTATCCGCTGTTTCTGATCGGCATGTTGACGGCGGTGGTGATCGGGATGCTCGTCTTCTTCGTGCCGAAGTTCGCACCGATCTTCGAACGCATGAGTGCAAAGGGTGAGCTTCCTATACCCACGCAAATCCTGATGGCGTTCAGCGATACCGTGAACAGTTACTGGCCACTGATTGTCATTGGGATCGGAATCGCGATCTACTTCGGCCTCCGAGCGATGAGAGACCCTCGCCAACTGGAGCGGATCGACGGTTTCAAACTGCGGGCCTACGGCATTGGTCCCATCGTAAAAAGCCTTGCAATCTCCCGGTTCTGCCGCATTCTGGGAACATTGCTTAACAACGGCGTGCCGATCCTGCGTTCGCTGCAGATCGCGAAGGACGCCACCGGCAACCGGGTGCTGACAAAAGCGATCGGCGATGCTTCGGAAAGCGTCTCCGCCGGCAAGTCGCTCGCGGGCCCGCTCGGCTCATCGGGTGAGTTTCCGGACGAAGTCATTGAAATGATTGCCGTCGGCGAAGAGGCGAACAACCTTGAAGAAGTGTTGGTCGGGATCGCCGAAACGACGGAACGTAATACAAATCGCCAACTCGACATCTTCGTACGAATGCTCGAACCATTGTTGCTGACCGTCATGGCGGGCATCGTGCTGTTCGTCGTGGCGGCGCTGCTGTTGCCTATTCTACAAAGCAGCGGAGCCTTCTAATTCGCACAACGATCGAGCCGACGGCTTTCTTCTGCCGTGCCCGTCCGCAAAATAGAACGTTCTCTGAGTGCGAAAATACCAAAACAAGACAGCCCACCCCCACCGCATATCGCAATTGAAAGGAAGACTGAGAATGAAGAGTCATAACATTCGAATCCGCCGCGCCGGCTTCACGCTGCTCGAAGTGCTGCTCGTGCTCGCCATCCTGGGCGTCATCGCGGCGATGGTCGTGCCGCAGTTATTGGGGCGGCAGAAGAAGGCCATGATCGACACAACTAAGAACAGCATCTCGGCGATGGAGCAGGCGGCGAAGCTCTACGCGATCGACCATGATGGCGAGTACCCACAGGGTGGGCAGGACGCAGTCGCGCTGCTGCTTGAGCCGGTCGATGACGATGGCAAAGCGATCGAGCCCTATCTTGAAAAAACACCCGCGGACGCGTGGGAGACGCCTCTGCTCTACGAATACCCGAACTCCAAGGGCGGCCGCGCGACAAAGCCCGCCATCTGGTCGGCCGGACCGAACAAGCGAAATGAAGACGGGGGCGGTGACGACATCAATAATTGGAGCGAGACGTGAGTTCGGCCGGCCGCACATCACCGCATTCGCGAGGGAAACAGACGCAGCGCCGGGCATTTACGCTGTTCGAGCTGCTGCTGGTTCTCGCGGTCTTGGCAGTGATTGCCGGCATGGTCGTGCCGACGCTCTCCGGCGCAATGTCGACGCGACCGCTTCGCGGCGCAGCAGATCAAATCAGGCAGGTACTTACAACAGCAAGGCGGGACGCGATCGATGCGGGCGTCCCCATGCGATTCGAATTCGAAACGGGAACGAACATATTTCGTGTCGCACTGTTGTTCGACGTGAGTGCTGGGGCGGTCGAATCAACCGCTATAGAAACGCCCCCCGGAGTGACATTTATTGGAGAGGACAGGCTCGACGGCGATATCGTATTTGCGGAATCCGAGGGTCTCAGTTTGACTGCTCAGAGCGACGCCGCTGCCGTCTTCTTTTATCCCGACGGCACTTCCGACTCAGCGCAGATCAGACTCGTCGATGACGCGAATCACTCGATCGTGATCAAACTTCGCGGGTTGACCGGCGCGGTCACCGTAGGCTCGATCGGTCGCGGAGGCGGGCCATGACGACCAGCCGCAACGGGCTGACGCTGTACGAGGTCGTCCTTGCGCTCGCAATCTTTATCGCGGCGCTGGCAGCGATCTCTCAGATATTAAATGTCGGGGCCCGGTCCGCTTCGGTCTCTCGCCTAAGGTCGGAGGCGATCGTCCGCTGCGATTCAAAGATTGCCGAAGTCGTCGCGGGAGTCGTTCCCATGCAGTCCGTTTCGAGCATTCCTTTCGAAGACGACCTGGAAGGCCGTTGGACCTGGAGCCTCGAATTGCTCGCCGGCCCGCATCCTGGTCTGCAGGAAGCGGTCGTCACAGTCGAATACGGAGGTGGCGAACGCGACTTCGACGTCGATTGCGAATTGCGCCGTTGGATTCCGATTGTCGATACCGCAATCGTCGCGGCAATCGCCTCGGAGGCGGGACGATGAGGATGCAATCTCACCCCCAATTAACTCATCGATCACCCGGCGGCTTCACGCTGATCGAAGTCGTGCTGGCTCTCGCCCTGACCGTCGTTTTAATGGCGGCGATTCTTTCGGCCTTGGAACTGAATCGGCGGCTCGTCATGACGGGGCGCGAGGAGATTGAACGGGCTCGCATTGCCCGGGCCGTATTCCAACGCATTTCTCGCGATCTGCGATCGGTCACGTTCCGCGTCGATACGATTGCCGCCGAGGAGGATGGGGCGGTCGTCGACTCCGCCGACCCCGCTGCTGCGGCGGGAGAGGACTCTGAATCGACGACTGAAGAGGAGCCCGAGGAGGACGAGGCAACGGTGATCGGCGCCGTCGATCCGGAATCATCACTGCTCGCCGCATCGGGAGGTTTGACCGGCAGTACCGATGCGCTGGTGATGCAAATCTGCCGGCCGCCGCGGCTTAACTACCGACTGTCCGGAGCCAATGGCGGCACTTCGCAGGTCAGTGAATTGCAGTCGGTCTCCTATTTTGTTGCCTCGCCCGGCGCTGGTGGACTGGCGGGAGCCGTGGGCGATGCCCGCGCGGAAGTCGGCCTTTCGCGGCTATCAGGAGATCGGCTCGCCATTGAACAAGCCGATGTTGAAGGCAATCTCGGACTGCTGGCCAACGCTACGGAAGTCCTCGCACCTGAGATCACCGCGGTTTACTTTCGCTATTTCGATGGCGCCGGCTGGGTCGAAGCGTGGGACTCCTCTGTCACCCGCAACCTGCCCGCGGCAGTCGAAGTCACGTTTGTATTCGAGGCCGAGGACCAGTCTATTGAAACGACAGGGTTCTCACTCGATACGGACGAGTCTTGGCGCGGCGTGATCGCGCTGCCTCTCGCGGGCGCCTACGCGGCGGAAGCGGTAACGGAGGTGACGCCGTGAAAGCTATCGCCCTTTGCAAAACTTCCGATCGCTCGGGCATCGTGTTGCCGATTGTGCTGATCGTCATCGTGATGTTGTCACTGGCGGCTTACACCTTCACAGACACATCGGTCAGCGAACGCGAAGCGACCGAGATGTACCGGCGAAGCGTCGAGGCCAGCCTCGCGGCTGAGTCGGGTGTGGAACTCGCACGGGCCTGGCTCGCCGACCCACAAGATCTGCGAATCGAAGAACTCGCCTCGAATGACTCACTCTTTCACGCTGTCCTAACCAAGCCCGCCGCAACGGCCAGCGGAACAGGACGGACGAGTGTGCTGTCGCTGGTGCCGCAGCAGTACGAAGACCCGCTGATTCAATTTGGAGTCGCCAATGAGTCGGGCAAAATTAATTTAAACGCCCTACTCGACCTGCGGCTTAACGAGGAAGAACGCCGCAACATGCTGCTCCCGATCCCGGGCATGACGATCGAGATCGCCGATGCCATTCTTGACTGGCTCGACCCCGATGCGACACTCCGCGAGTTTGGGGCAGAGGGCGAATACTACTCTACACTCAGTCCCCCTTATTCACCGAAAGACGGTCCCGTCGACGTGCTCGACGAACTGCTGCTCGTGCGCGGCGTGACACCGGAATTGCTATATGGTGAAGACCTTAATTTGAACGGCGTGTTAGATCCTAATGAGGACGACGGGGCGGAAACGCTTCCACTCGATAATGCCGACGGCATTCTCGAAACCGGTTGGCGCTTCTATCTGACGGTCCATTCACGCGAGACGAATCTCCGCGCCGACGGGTCGACCAAAATCGATGTCAACGGCAGCGATCTCGCAGCGCTCTACGACGAACTCGAAATCGAGTTGGGTGAAGAGATTGCGAAGTTTGTTCTCGCGTTTCGGATCAGTGGTCCGCGGGTGGAGGGCGGATCGCCTTTCGGTCGCCGTCGACGTGGCGGCAATTCAAACACGCAAGGTGAGACGCGTGGTGGAATCCGCATCCCCTCCCGGGCGAGGTTCCGCATCCGCTCGCTTTACGAACTTGTCGCCGTACAGGTCGAAGCTGAAATCGACGGCGCGCGAACAACGCTCGACAGTCCATGGCCGGCCGAACCTTCGACATGGGAGTCAGCCTTTCCGATTCTCCTCGACGCCGTGGGCCTCAGCGCGGAACCCTATATCGAGGGGCGAATCAACATTAATCACGCCCAACGCGAAGCACTGCTCGGCATCCCCGAAATGACCGAAGAACTGGCCGATTCGATCGTCGGTACCCGACTCACCGCCGGGCAAGGATGGACCAGCGGC contains:
- a CDS encoding prepilin-type N-terminal cleavage/methylation domain-containing protein, whose translation is MQSHPQLTHRSPGGFTLIEVVLALALTVVLMAAILSALELNRRLVMTGREEIERARIARAVFQRISRDLRSVTFRVDTIAAEEDGAVVDSADPAAAAGEDSESTTEEEPEEDEATVIGAVDPESSLLAASGGLTGSTDALVMQICRPPRLNYRLSGANGGTSQVSELQSVSYFVASPGAGGLAGAVGDARAEVGLSRLSGDRLAIEQADVEGNLGLLANATEVLAPEITAVYFRYFDGAGWVEAWDSSVTRNLPAAVEVTFVFEAEDQSIETTGFSLDTDESWRGVIALPLAGAYAAEAVTEVTP
- a CDS encoding type II secretion system F family protein — its product is MPDFSYIARERTGSRVSGVIAAGSKQEALSLLAGRTLFPLKVEPAAEKQSLFPQLKSRVRPSHLATFYAQLADLLKAGVPLLRSLELLQRKSTNAALGKVLKEIHAEVADGTKLSDAMRQHSNVFGDLGVSMVRAGEEGSFLEDVLKRIAAFTEHQQSLKSRVQGALIYPLFLIGMLTAVVIGMLVFFVPKFAPIFERMSAKGELPIPTQILMAFSDTVNSYWPLIVIGIGIAIYFGLRAMRDPRQLERIDGFKLRAYGIGPIVKSLAISRFCRILGTLLNNGVPILRSLQIAKDATGNRVLTKAIGDASESVSAGKSLAGPLGSSGEFPDEVIEMIAVGEEANNLEEVLVGIAETTERNTNRQLDIFVRMLEPLLLTVMAGIVLFVVAALLLPILQSSGAF
- the gspG gene encoding type II secretion system major pseudopilin GspG, producing MKSHNIRIRRAGFTLLEVLLVLAILGVIAAMVVPQLLGRQKKAMIDTTKNSISAMEQAAKLYAIDHDGEYPQGGQDAVALLLEPVDDDGKAIEPYLEKTPADAWETPLLYEYPNSKGGRATKPAIWSAGPNKRNEDGGGDDINNWSET
- a CDS encoding prepilin-type N-terminal cleavage/methylation domain-containing protein; this translates as MSSAGRTSPHSRGKQTQRRAFTLFELLLVLAVLAVIAGMVVPTLSGAMSTRPLRGAADQIRQVLTTARRDAIDAGVPMRFEFETGTNIFRVALLFDVSAGAVESTAIETPPGVTFIGEDRLDGDIVFAESEGLSLTAQSDAAAVFFYPDGTSDSAQIRLVDDANHSIVIKLRGLTGAVTVGSIGRGGGP
- a CDS encoding type II secretion system minor pseudopilin; this encodes MKAIALCKTSDRSGIVLPIVLIVIVMLSLAAYTFTDTSVSEREATEMYRRSVEASLAAESGVELARAWLADPQDLRIEELASNDSLFHAVLTKPAATASGTGRTSVLSLVPQQYEDPLIQFGVANESGKINLNALLDLRLNEEERRNMLLPIPGMTIEIADAILDWLDPDATLREFGAEGEYYSTLSPPYSPKDGPVDVLDELLLVRGVTPELLYGEDLNLNGVLDPNEDDGAETLPLDNADGILETGWRFYLTVHSRETNLRADGSTKIDVNGSDLAALYDELEIELGEEIAKFVLAFRISGPRVEGGSPFGRRRRGGNSNTQGETRGGIRIPSRARFRIRSLYELVAVQVEAEIDGARTTLDSPWPAEPSTWESAFPILLDAVGLSAEPYIEGRININHAQREALLGIPEMTEELADSIVGTRLTAGQGWTSGDATPTTAWMVEQELVNLEQMRELDQYITAGGGVFRLQSVGTFDAGGPAARLEALIDTTQYPPQLIFVRDLSDLGRGYPPEFFRPVAEPVMR